In Ogataea parapolymorpha DL-1 chromosome I, whole genome shotgun sequence, the following are encoded in one genomic region:
- a CDS encoding putative membrane protein, with amino-acid sequence MRLKSVQGISIDFMFFNTAGFTLYSLYTGFLCYSTKIQYEFYLRHDKYPLIKSNDFFFGIHGLLLNLLLVSQAYIWGFKKNDNQVISRICKLVYATLVLFSVGYGLIIHFTYGKRYWIDLLTSLGMAKIFMSVCKNIPQAVYNYNRKSTHGWPIEMVWLDFAGAVFSFSQLFLDAYVAGDVRSIFNNLPKFLLSIEVALADLVFFTQHYVLYYQTDNERFGLSKSFHTYSAILEEDQNFLQEHQHDHDHEPFHNIHCTVSPIDKDELQRLLP; translated from the coding sequence ATGAGATTAAAATCAGTACAAGGAATATCAATTGACTTCATGTTTTTTAACACTGCAGGTTTTACTCTATATTCCCTCTACACGGGATTTCTGTGTTACAGTACTAAAATCCAATATGAATTTTATCTTCGTCATGATAAGTATCCATTGATTAAATCTAACGatttcttttttggaattCATGGGCTTCTCCTCAATTTACTGCTTGTTAGTCAGGCTTATATTTGGGgattcaagaaaaatgaTAATCAAGTCATCTCCAGGATATGCAAGCTTGTATATGCTACCTTAGTTTTGTTCTCGGTGGGGTATGGTTTAATAATTCATTTTACTTACGGGAAGCGGTATTGGATTGATCTTCTCACGTCGCTAGGCATGGCCAAAATTTTCATGAGCGTGTGCAAGAACATCCCACAGGCTGTTTACAATTACAACCGGAAGTCAACACATGGCTGGCCAATTGAAATGGTATggcttgattttgctggTGCAGTgttctctttttcgcagCTTTTCTTGGATGCGTATGTCGCCGGCGACGTAAGAAGCATCTTCAACAACTTGCCAAAGTTCTTGTTGAGTATAGAAGTTGCCTTGGCTGATCTGGTATTTTTTACCCAGCACTATGTCTTATACTATCAGACGGACAACGAACGGTTTGGTCTATCGAAATCCTTTCATACCTACAGCGCGATATTGGAGGAGGATCAAAATTTCTTgcaagaacatcaacaCGATCACGATCATGAACCTTTCCACAACATTCACTGCACTGTAAGTCCAATTGATAAGGACGAACTTCAACGTCTTTTACCTTAA
- a CDS encoding Protein required, with binding partner Psr1p, for full activation of the general stress response, with protein sequence MAHNLITQVQQHEEAPVSQVPTDIDDYNTEIKMNLRGQLFSITRDDLMALPESILLCLFPNGVFVDMNGNIITNLTEDDIVFVNFSPDCFQYICQVFDTAVHDLQLSEQAGQHQQIYDINDPNILNDKPSIIVLREDLDYYCIPPVAGLDADAMKKIKLFVGEELVKNTKIFDGLGYEPGKQLKPAEQHLLDMLCSSGFKIDGEWGHRSLEPGKTVVFSLALVRLATESSEAPSVEGSPSLKPISSVSSLSSQPEKRKSRLSTLAHAVSRSGSRGRKEKNSTATKLLLFWRKPARKCWWSDSVLDIDISSLRIKNANGQPLGHSTIKIHIRRVWTLELSVVGIQ encoded by the coding sequence ATGGCTCACAATCTTATCACtcaggtccagcagcatgaGGAAGCTCCGGTTTCACAGGTGCCAACAGATATAGATGATTACAATACGGAAATCAAAATGAATCTTCGAGGGCAATTGTTTAGCATTACAAGAGATGATTTAATGGCTTTGCCTGAAAGTATCTTGCTATGTTTGTTCCCTAATGGAGTGTTCGTTGATATGAACGGAAACATAATTACCAACCTAACGGAGGACGACATTGTATTCGTCAACTTTTCTCCAGATTGTTTTCAATACATCTGTCAAGTCTTCGATACCGCTGTGCATGATTTACAGCTGAGCGAACAAGCGGGCCAACATCAGCAGATTTACGATATTAACGATCCAAACATTCTTAATGACAAACCTTCGATAATTGTCTTACGTGAGGATTTGGACTATTATTGTATTCCACCCGTCGCTGGCCTCGATGCGGACGCTATGAAAAAGATAAAGCTATTTGTCGGAGAGGAGTTGGTGAAAAACACTAAGATTTTTGATGGGCTAGGGTATGAACCAGGTAAACAACTGAAGCCCGCTGAGCAACACTTGCTGGACATGCTTTGTTCCTCGGGTTTCAAAATTGACGGCGAATGGGGACATCGTTCTCTCGAACCTGGCAAAACAGTTGTTTTCTCGCTGGCGCTGGTTCGCTTGGCTACGGAAAGCTCAGAGGCTCCTTCTGTGGAAGGATCACCATCTTTAAAGCCAATATCGTCTGTCAGTTCGTTATCAAGTCAACCTGAGAAACGAAAATCTCGCTTAAGTACTCTTGCCCATGCTGTTTCGAGGTCAGGGTCTCGTGGAAggaaagagaaaaattcAACGGCTACAAAGCTActtttgttttggagaaaaccAGCAAGAAAATGTTGGTGGTCTGATTCGGTGCTCGATATTGATATCTCCAGCCTGCGAATCAAAAATGCGAACGGCCAACCTTTGGGCCACTCAACGATCAAGATCCATATACGAAGGGTGTGGACTTTGGAGCTTTCTGTGGTTGGCATTCAGTAG
- a CDS encoding Cysteine synthase, with translation MLKRLFSSTKGAMESYNASFEPLFASKGLTSAVGNTPLVKLNRISDEIGRNIYGKAEWMNPGGSVKDRAALFFIEEAEKRGLIKPGGTIVEGTAGNTGIGLAHVARSKGYNVVIYMPNTQAPSKIQTLKLLGCEVYPVPVVPFDNPENFNHQAKRHAERLENAYWTNQFDNLDNRMAHIKMTGPEIYKQLQGKVHAFTCSLGTGGTWCGTSRYLKTQNPEIKCYVAEPPGSCVYSYVKTGGKSLERSGSSFTEGIGQGRITNNVAQDIELADDAFLIPDEESIAMLYRLLDEEGIYVGGTSALNVVAAVRAAKLLPEQSNIVTILADSAHKYSDRIFSKSWLQSKNLYEAIPDKLRKYAILD, from the coding sequence ATGCTCAAACGTCTATTTAGCAGCACCAAGGGGGCCATGGAATCCTACAATGCTTCTTTTGAGCCCTTGTTTGCAAGCAAGGGATTAACGAGTGCTGTAGGGAATACTCCTTTGGTAAAGCTTAACCGGATTAGTGACGAGATTGGCCGCAATATCTATGGTAAAGCAGAGTGGATGAATCCCGGAGGATCGGTTAAAGACCGTGCAGCTTTGTTTTTCATTGAGGAGGCGGAGAAACGTGGTTTGATCAAACCGGGTGGGACTATAGTGGAAGGAACTGCCGGGAATACTGGTATTGGTCTTGCTCACGTTGCTCGCTCAAAAGGATACAATGTCGTAATCTACATGCCTAATACCCAAGCCCcttcaaaaattcaaacATTGAAACTGCTAGGATGTGAAGTTTATCCGGTTCCTGTCGTGCCATTTGACAATCCTGAAAACTTCAATCATCAAGCTAAAAGGCATGCTGAAAGATTAGAAAATGCGTATTGGACTAACCAGTTTGATAACCTCGACAATAGAATGGCTCACATCAAGATGACCGGGCCAGAAATCTACAAACAACTTCAAGGTAAAGTTCATGCGTTCACGTGTAGTTTGGGAACAGGAGGTACGTGGTGTGGAACTTCCAGATATCTGAAGactcaaaatccagaaataAAATGTTATGTTGCAGAGCCGCCTGGGTCTTGTGTCTATTCATATGTCAAGACTGGTGGCAAAAGTTTAGAAAGATCAGGGTCCTCGTTCACTGAGGGCATTGGTCAAGGCCGCATTACGAATAACGTCGCGCAAGATATTGAGTTGGCAGATGATGCATTCTTGATCCCTGACGAAGAATCTATTGCCATGCTCTACAGACTTCTGGATGAGGAAGGAATTTATGTTGGAGGCACTTCAGCGCTAAATGTGGTGGCTGCCGTGAGGGCAGCCAAGCTTCTTCCGGAACAATCGAATATTGTCACCATATTGGCCGATTCGGCCCACAAATACTCTGATAGAATATTCAGCAAGAGCTGGTTACAGAGCAAAAACTTGTATGAAGCTATTCCTGACAAGTTGAGAAAATATGCAATTCTTGATTAG
- a CDS encoding Dihydrolipoyl dehydrogenase, mitochondrial: MLKSYQRRLFSSARVLAEASQKKHDILVIGGGPGGYVAAIKAAQLGFDTACVEKRGRLGGTCLNVGCIPSKALLNNSHLFHQIQHESKSRGIDIKGDVSINLPKFMDAKDKVVAQLTGGIEMLFKKYGVKYYKGAASFVDEHHVNIDPIEDGEKAVVKADNIIIATGSEATPFPGIEIDEERIVSSTGCLSLSEVPKRLVIIGGGIIGLEMGSVWSRLGSQVTVLEFQNAIGAGMDGEVSKATQKFLTKQGLKFKLGAKVTKGVREGEVVKIEYEDTKSGKTESLEADVLLVAVGRRPYLKGLNAEAIGLDIEKRGRVVIDSQFKTKFDHIRCIGDATFGPMLAHKAEEEGIAAVEYIKNGHGHVNYANIPAVMYSHPEVAWVGQTEEQLKEAGIKYKVGKFPFIANSRAKTNMDTEGFVKFIADAETERVLGCHIIGPNAGEMIAEAGLALEYGASTEDIARVCHAHPTLSEAFKEAAGSVFGKPINF, translated from the exons ATGCTGAAATCTTATCAACGCAGATTGTTTTCTTCGGCTAGAGTACTGGCTGAGGCTAGTCAAA aaaaacaCGATATTCTTGTCATTGGAGGCGGCCCCGGAGGTTATGTAGCAGCAATCAAGGCTGCCCAACTTGGATTTGACACAGCCTGTGTCGAAAAGAGAGGTAGACTTGGCGGAACGTGTCTCAATGTCGGATGCATCCCCTCTAAAGCCCTGCTGAACAACTCGCATCtttttcatcaaattcaACACGAGTCCAAGTCAAGAGGGATTGATATAAAGGGCGATGTCAGTATTAATCTTCCTAAATTCATGGACGCGAAGGATAAAGTTGTTGCCCAGTTAACTGGAGGGATTGAAatgttgttcaaaaagtATGGTGTTAAATATTATAAGGGTGCAGCATCATTTGTTGATGAGCACCATGTCAATATTGACCCAATTGAAGACGGTGAGAAGGCCGTTGTCAAAGCTGACAACATCATTATTGCAACCGGTTCCGAGGCCACGCCATTCCCAGGTATTGAAATCGATGAAGAAAGAATAGTTTCCTCAACAGGTTGTCTTTCTTTGTCCGAAGTTCCTAAAAGGTTGGTTATTATTGGAGGGGGTATCATTGGCTTGGAGATGGGTTCTGTCTGGTCTAGATTGGGCTCGCAGGTCACTGTTCTAGAATTTCAAAATGCTATTGGTGCAGGAATGGACGGAGAAGTTTCGAAAGCAACACAGAAATTCTTGACGAAGCAAGGTTTGAAATTCAAGCTTGGTGCAAAAGTTACCAAAGGGGTCAGGGAAGGGGAAGTGGTTAAAATTGAGTATGAGGACACGAAAAGTGGAAAAACCGAGTCTTTGGAGGCGGACGTTTTACTTGTTGCTGTCGGTAGGAGACCCTACCTCAAGGGTTTGAATGCGGAAGCTATTGGCCTAGATATTGAGAAGAGAGGAAGAGTTGTGATTGACTCGCAGTTTAAGACCAAGTTTGACCACATTAGATGTATTGGCGATGCCACTTTCGGCCCAATGTTGGCACACAAAGCAGAAGAGGAGGGTATTGCTGCTGTGGAGTACATTAAGAATGGACACGGGCACGTCAACTATGCCAACATTCCTGCAGTTATGTATTCTCATCCTGAGGTTGCCTGGGTTGGGCAGACGGAGGAACAACTGAAGGAGGCAGGCATCAAGTATAAGGTCGGCAAATTTCCTTTCATTGCAAACTCCAGAGCCAAAACTAACATGGATACTGAAGGCTTTGTCAAATTTATTGCTGATGCCGAAACCGAAAGGGTTTTGGGATGTCATATCATTGGCCCAAATGCGGGAGAAATGATAGCAGAGGCTGGTTTGGCACTTGAGTACGGTGCTTCCACGGAAGACATTGCTAGAGTCTGTCATGCCCATCCAACTTTGTCGGAGGCCTTTAAGGAGGCAGCCGGATCGGTTTTCGGTAAGCCTATCAACTTCTGA
- a CDS encoding Transaldolase, which yields MSSLEQLKAAGTVVVTDTGEFESIAKYTPQDATTNPSLILAASEKPQYAKLIDVAVDYAKDKGSSAEEKANIALDRLLVEFGKEILKIVPGRVSTEVDARLSFDKEATIKKALEIIELYKSLGIDKEKILIKIASTYEGILAARELEEKYGVHCNLTLLFSFVQAVACAEAKVTLISPFVGRIMDWYKAKTGKTYEGKEDPGVQSVTRIYNYYKKYGYKTIVMGASFRNVGEITALAGCDYLTIAPKLLEELMNSKEPVPKVLDASAAQSCSEEKVSYIDDEAKFRFLLNEDAMATEKLSEGIRKFSADCVTLLNVLKAKFE from the exons ATGAGCTCTCTTGAACAACTTAAGGCCGCTGGAACCGTTGTCGTCACTGATACGGGCGAGTTTGAAT CGATCGCTAAGTACACTCCTCAGGATGCTACGACCAACCCATCTCTTATTTTGGCTGCTTCTGAAAAGCCACAATATGCCAAGTTAATTGATGTTGCAGTCGACTATGCTAAGGACAAGGGATCATCCGCTGAAGAGAAAGCCAACATTGCCCTCGACAGACTTCTCGTTGAGTTCGGTAaagagattttgaaaattgTTCCTGGAAGAGTGTCTACTGAGGTGGATGCCAGACTTTCATTTGATAAGGAGGCAACAATCAAAAAAGCCCTTGAAATCATTGAGCTCTACAAATCCCTTGGTATTGACAAAGAAAAGATCTTGATCAAGATTGCTTCAACCTACGAGGGTATTCTTGCTGCAAGagaattggaagaaaaatacGGTGTTCACTGCAACTTGactcttcttttctcttTCGTCCAAGCTGTCGCTTGTGCCGAAGCCAAGGTCACTTTGATCTCACCATTCGTTGGTAGAATCATGGATTGGTACAAGGCCAAAACGGGTAAGACATACGAAGGAAAGGAAGATCCGGGTGTTCAGTCTGTTACTAGGATATACAATTACTACAAGAAGTATGGTTACAAGACCATTGTCATGGGAGCTTCTTTCAGAAACGTTGGGGAGATCACTGCGTTGGCAGGATGTGACTACTTGACAATCGCTCCAAAGCTCTTGGAAGAATTGATGAACTCCAAAGAGCCAGTTCCAAAGGTTTTGGATGCCTCGGCCGCTCAGTCATGCAGCGAGGAAAAGGTGTCCTACATTGATGATGAAGCCAAATTTAGATTCCTTCTTAACGAAGATGCCATGGCCACGGAAAAACTTTCCGAAGGTATCAGAAAGTTTTCTGCTGACTGTGTTACCTTGCTCAACGTGCTGAAAGCTAAATTTGAGTAA
- a CDS encoding Transaldolase: MNSLEYLKQCGTTVVIDTGEFETIKAYKPQDATTNPSLILAAAKKAEYQQLIDNCVDYVLENQKSLDIENKALIALDRLLVEFGSRILELIPGRVSTEVDARLSFDRKATVRKALDLVSLYEARGISKERVLIKIAATYEGILAARELESIYGVHCNLTLLFSFTQAVACAEAEVTLISPFVDRILDWYKAREARQYAKNEDPGVLSVKEIFDYYKKFGYRTIVMGASFRNVGQIEELAGCDYLTISPTLLEAMAKSNKRIEKVLDSATSIQRCKLDQLSFIDNEPMFRFNLNEDQMATEKLSEGIRKFASDTESLLDLLKSRIQQRLRDSKL; encoded by the coding sequence ATGAATTCACTCGAGTACTTGAAACAATGTGGCACAACTGTGGTGATAGATACGGGGGAATTTGAAACTATTAAAGCGTATAAGCCGCAAGATGCTACTACTAATCCCTCGCTGATTTTGGCAGCTGCCAAGAAAGCTGAATACCAACAATTAATCGATAATTGCGTGGATTACGTGCTTGAAAACCAGAAAAGTTTGGACATTGAAAACAAAGCTCTGATCGCTTTGGACAGACTGCTGGTTGAATTTGGATCTAGAATATTGGAACTGATTCCTGGAAGAGTGTCCACAGAAGTTGACGCTCGACTATCATTCGACCGAAAGGCAACTGTCCGAAAAGCTCTAGATTTAGTGTCCTTGTATGAAGCAAGAGGGATATCAAAGGAGCGAGTCCTCATCAAGATTGCTGCCACATACGAAGGAATTCTTGCAGCAAGAGAATTGGAATCCATTTATGGAGTCCATTGCAACCTCACTCTGCTGTTTTCTTTTACTCAAGCGGTAGCTTGCGCCGAGGCAGAAGTGACTTTGATTTCGCCTTTTGTGGATAGGATATTGGATTGGTACAAAGCTAGGGAAGCTAGGCAGTATGCAAAGAATGAAGACCCTGGAGTTTTATCCGTGAAAGAAATTTTTGATTATTACAAGAAATTTGGGTATCGTACAATTGTTATGGGGGCATCATTTCGAAACGTGGGGCAGATTGAGGAGCTAGCAGGCTGCGATTATCTCACGATTTCACCAACTTTGTTGGAGGCGATGGCCAAATCGAATAAAAGGATTGAAAAAGTACTTGATTCGGCAACAAGTATTCAGCGTTGCAAATTGGATCAATTAAGCTTCATTGATAATGAGCCAATGTTTAGGTTCAATTTGAATGAAGACCAGATGGCAACTGAAAAGCTATCTGAGGGAATAAGGAAATTCGCAAGTGACACCGAAAGTTTACTGGATCTTCTGAAATCAAGGATTCAGCAAAGGCTCAGGGATTCCAAATTGTGA
- a CDS encoding putative membrane protein has product MTTSGSAMLAQLKNETEELQDLNFNNKNILSAYLSVKRLISVMNSVRKHSFTLERKSTNTISEYHKIHKSLLDIEFELDFKIRSRKLHYLPTIEVDEAKVGKSSNREPLHAIQIISPEDDEPIDSLKQRLLSTGNEPSQLDSIHTAQIQNEKHESFQKEMIDSLPLMVSSLKNQASKFQQMLKEDAIILKEASENFESSKSVFDRVNTTLSKYHREGRLGLWFYVRVILFVFLTFAFFIFLIRLIPARY; this is encoded by the coding sequence ATGACCACTTCTGGAAGTGCTATGCTCGCACAACTTAAAAATGAGACGGAGGAACTACAAGATCTTaatttcaacaacaaaaacatACTTTCCGCTTACTTAAGTGTCAAAAGACTGATCAGTGTGATGAACTCAGTGCGCAAACACTCTTTTACACTAGAGAGAAAATCTACGAATACTATATCCGAATACCACAAGATACATAAATCACTTTTGGACATAGAGTTCGAACTAGACTTCAAGATCAGATCACGCAAACTACATTATTTGCCTACGATCGAAGTGGATGAAGCAAAAGTAGGAAAGTCAAGCAATCGAGAGCCATTGCATGCAATTCAAATAATCTCCCCGGAAGATGATGAACCTATTGATTCTCTCAAGCAGCGATTACTATCTACGGGAAATGAGCCCTCACAATTGGATTCTATTCACACCgctcaaattcaaaatgaaAAGCACGAGTCGTTCCAAAAGGAAATGATAGACTCCTTGCCCTTGATGGTGTCATCATTGAAGAACCAGGCATCGAAATTTCAGCAGATGCTTAAAGAAGACGCAATTATACTCAAAGAGGCATCAGAGAATTTCGAATCATCCAAAAGCGTATTTGATAGAGTTAACACCACCCTATCAAAATACCATCGCGAAGGTAGGCTTGGATTATGGTTTTACGTGCGTGTCATTCTTTTTGTCTTCCTCACATTTGCGTTTTTCATTTTCCTGATTAGACTCATTCCCGCAAGATATTAA
- a CDS encoding E3 ubiquitin protein ligase: MREPADINWLLILLEIPILPDCLISGIDSCTEGLAPDLKTSCYDILKRVIGLLSYSEKKITSRLTYWWSRLPHDEFVKKIDFINLYITFQLTRCINYELYNSIIQPGSYLNVSMSDDINFKENLNAHFIRPTSKSSDFGLFIGLPLYISSGGRRTDISSSSSFWSGKKESKEHEVKIRLQQYGDDWHLRTAGRLASFLFIANKKNKKVSDAVFYNNLVDYVNVKQDFDAWQFNASTKKHEQSTANKDSLQLVVDYLQAETKASYLGLSSANGTLRKSSFTFCQFPFLLSLAAKISILEHEAKRMMERKAEEAFIQSLNKKMPFDVYFKVRVRRNFITPDSLRCIKSHQTDFKKLLRVEFVDEPGIDAGGLKKEWFLLLTKDLFNADKGLFSYDETSGLCWFALSNLDNDELYYLVGVVLGLAIYNSTILDLRLPKALYKKLMGQKVTLNDFIQLNPDVGHNFKRLLKLEDVTDLELFFTVSYADIFGVMHHEDLIREGSSIRVTNENKYEYVERYCSFFLNDKVKAPFKSFLNGFQHVIGGNALSLFTPEEIELILIGEDYRNQKIDIEILKSVTKYNGFSETDTVVNWFWDYFERKSAADQRKILLFITGSDRLPATGLPSLTFKITKLVDTNPNRLPIAHTCFNELCLYVYPSKEIFVSKLDKAIWYSEGFGLR, from the coding sequence ATGAGGGAGCCTGCTGACATTAATTGGCTACTGATTTTGCTGGAAATTCCCATTTTACCGGATTGTTTGATAAGTGGAATCGATTCCTGTACAGAGGGTCTTGCGCCTGACCTGAAGACATCTTGCTATGATATCCTGAAGCGCGTCATTGGATTGCTTTCTTACTCAGAAAAGAAAATTACGAGCCGCCTTACTTATTGGTGGTCTAGATTGCCACACGATGAGTTCGTGAAAAAGATTGACTTCATCAACCTCTACATTACTTTTCAGCTCACAAGATGCATTAATTATGAGCTGTATAACTCGATTATACAGCCTGGGTCTTATTTAAATGTTTCCATGAGCGATGACATCAACTTCAAAGAAAACCTTAATGCCCATTTTATCCGCCCGACCTCTAAAAGCTCTGATTTTGGCTTGTTCATTGGTCTACCTCTTTATATCTCCTCGGGAGGACGACGTACAGATATTTCTTCAAGTTCATCGTTCTGGTCGGGGAAGAAAGAGTCAAAAGAACATGAAGTAAAAATCAGATTACAGCAATACGGTGATGATTGGCACTTGCGTACTGCGGGCAGATTAGCATCGTTCTTATTTATTGCAAACAAAAAGAATAAGAAAGTCAGTGATGCGGTCTTCTACAATAATCTTGTTGACTATGTGAATGTGAAGCAAGATTTTGATGCTTGGCAATTCAACGCTTCGACCAAAAAGCACGAACAAAGCACAGCGAACAAAGACTCTTTGCAGTTAGTGGTTGACTACTTGCAAGCTGAAACAAAGGCAAGCTATTTAGGACTTTCTAGTGCCAATGGGACACTGAGGAAGTCTTCGTTTACTTTTTGTCAATTCCCCTTCCTTTTATCTTTAGCCGCTAAAATCTCAATTCTTGAGCATGAGGCGAAACGAATGATGGAGCgaaaagcagaagaagcatTTATCCAGTCtctcaacaaaaaaatgCCTTTTGATGTTTATTTCAAGGTTCGCGTGAGGAGAAACTTCATTACCCCTGATTCACTACGGTGCATTAAATCCCATCAAACagatttcaagaagctcTTGAGGGTagaatttgttgatgaacCTGGAATTGATGCAGGCGGGCTAAAAAAGGAGTGGTTTTTGTTGCTCACTAAGGACTTATTCAATGCGGACAAGGGATTATTCTCTTATGATGAAACATCTGGATTATGTTGGTTTGCACTTTCCAATTTGGATAATGACGAGCTCTATTATCTAGTTGGTGTTGTGCTTGGGTTGGCAATATACAACTCCACGATCCTTGACCTTCGATTGCCGAAAGCACTTTACAAAAAGTTGATGGGACAAAAGGTTACCTTGAACGACTTTATCCAACTGAATCCAGACGTCGGGCACAATTTTAAAAGATTACTGAAACTGGAGGATGTTACTGACCTTGAGTTGTTCTTTACAGTTTCCTATGCAGATATATTTGGCGTGATGCATCACGAAGACCTTATTCGAGAGGGATCATCCATCAGGGTAACGAATGAAAACAAGTATGAATACGTGGAAAGATATTGctcattttttttaaatgACAAGGTGAAAGCACCTTTCAAATCATTTTTGAACGGTTTTCAACACGTCATTGGTGGAAATGCTTTATCCTTGTTTACTCCTGAGGAAATTGAATTGATATTGATTGGGGAAGACTATCGAAaccaaaaaattgatatCGAGATTTTGAAGTCTGTGACCAAGTATAATGGATTCTCCGAAACTGACACTGTTGTCAACTGGTTCTGGGATTATTTTGAGCGCAAAAGTGCTGCTGATCAGCGCAAAATACTACTTTTTATTACAGGATCGGATCGGTTGCCGGCGACTGGACTGCCATCCTTAACATTTAAAATTACGAAGCTTGTTGATACAAACCCAAATCGCTTACCAATCGCCCATACATGCTTCAACGAGCTTTGTCTTTACGTCTATCCTTCAAAGGAAATATTTGTTTCGAAATTGGACAAAGCTATATGGTATAGCGAAGGATTTGGTTTGAGATGA
- a CDS encoding Actin-related protein 3, producing MEDLDFFIGDEALQAAKGPSYALNYPIRHGQIENWDQMERFWENSIFKYLKCEPEDHYFLLTEPPLNPPENRENTAEIMFESFNCAGLYIAVQAVLALAASWTSSKVVDRSLTGTVIDSGDGVTHVIPVAEGYVIGSAIKNIPIAGRDITSFIQTLLRERGEKDTSLKTAEQIKQQFCYVCPDIVKEFNKFDSHPDMFAKYIVETVNRSKIEVDVGYERFLAPEIFFNPEIASSDFLTPLPTIVDQVIQSSPIDVRKNLYKNIVLSGGSTMFKDFGRRLQRDLKSLVNERVAQSERLSGSKSSGVTVQVISHKRQKNAVWFGGSLLAQTAEFKSYCHTKRDYEEYGPNIVRNFSLFSVP from the coding sequence ATGgaggatcttgattttttcataGGTGATGAGGCTTTGCAAGCTGCCAAAGGTCCATCTTATGCACTTAATTATCCAATAAGACACGGTCAAATCGAAAATTGGGATCAAATGGAGAGATTCTGGGAAAATTCTATTTTCAAGTACCTCAAATGCGAACCTGAGGACCATTACTTTCTTCTTACAGAGCCACCATTAAATCCACCAGAGAATAGGGAAAACACGGCTGAAATCATGTTTGAGTCATTCAATTGTGCCGGGCTTTATATCGCTGTGCAAGCCGTTTTGGCCCTCGCCGCTTCATGGACCTCTTCCAAGGTGGTTGACAGATCATTGACAGGTACAGTTATAGATTCAGGAGATGGTGTGACCCATGTGATCCCTGTCGCAGAAGGTTATGTTATTGGGTCTGCgataaaaaatattccaatTGCAGGAAGAGACATTACAAGCTTTATTCAGACTCTTCTAAGAGAAAGGGGCGAAAAAGATACATCATTGAAAACTGCTGAGCAAATCAAACAGCAGTTCTGCTATGTTTGTCCAGATATCGTGAAAGAGTTCAACAAATTTGACTCACATCCTGATATGTTTGCCAAATACATCGTCGAAACTGTCAATCGATCTAAAATTGAGGTTGATGTGGGATATGAAAGATTTCTGGCAccagaaatatttttcaatccTGAGATAGCATCGTCAGATTTCCTAACTCCATTGCCAACAATTGTGGACCAGGTTATTCAGTCTTCCCCTATAGATGTTCGTAAGAACCTTTACAAAAATATTGTCTTGAGCGGTGGTTCTACTATGTTCAAAGATTTCGGAAGACGACTGCAAAGAGATTTGAAATCGCTGGTCAATGAAAGAGTCGCCCAGAGTGAGCGTCTGAGTGGTTCCAAATCAAGTGGTGTCACTGTACAAGTGATTTCACACAAAAGACAGAAGAACGCTGTGTGGTTTGGAGGCTCGTTGTTGgcgcaaacagcagaatTTAAAAGCTACTGTCATACCAAACGAGATTACGAAGAGTATGGACCAAACATTGTTAGAAACTTTTCTCTATTCAGTGTTCCATGA